The Streptomyces kanamyceticus genome window below encodes:
- the rfbB gene encoding dTDP-glucose 4,6-dehydratase, which yields MTVRYLVTGAAGFIGSHFVHDLLGPGSPADTEVTVLDALTYAGDRARIGAFDDDPRLRFVHGDITDAALVARLIGPGTVIVNFAAETHVDRSIADSGAFVRSNVLGTHTLLEAARAAGAGTFLHVSTDEVYGSIDQGAWTEQSPPDPNSPYAASKASADLLALSYARTHGLDVRITRCSNNYGSRQHPEKLIPHFVTTLLDGGSVPLYGDGGNIRDWLHVSDHCRAIRLVIERGAPGEVYNVGGGTQLTNRALTGMLLDACGADWSAVRRVEDRKAHDRRYCVDDGKLRGLGYRPRVPFARGLAETIDWYRARHRGTGTGRTADALDPAGAR from the coding sequence ATGACCGTTCGCTACCTCGTCACCGGCGCCGCCGGATTCATCGGCTCGCACTTCGTCCACGACCTGCTCGGCCCGGGATCGCCCGCCGACACCGAGGTGACCGTCCTCGACGCGCTGACCTACGCGGGCGACCGGGCCCGCATCGGCGCGTTCGACGACGACCCCCGGCTGCGGTTCGTGCACGGCGACATCACCGACGCCGCGCTCGTGGCCCGCCTGATCGGGCCCGGCACGGTGATCGTCAACTTCGCCGCGGAGACCCACGTCGACCGGTCGATCGCCGACTCCGGGGCGTTCGTGCGCTCCAACGTCCTGGGCACCCACACCCTCCTGGAGGCGGCGCGCGCCGCGGGGGCGGGCACCTTCCTGCACGTGTCCACCGACGAGGTGTACGGCTCGATCGACCAGGGCGCCTGGACCGAGCAGTCGCCGCCCGACCCGAACTCGCCGTACGCCGCGTCCAAGGCGTCCGCGGACCTGCTGGCCCTCTCCTACGCCCGCACCCACGGCCTCGACGTCCGCATCACCCGGTGCAGCAACAACTACGGCTCGCGCCAGCACCCGGAGAAGCTCATCCCGCACTTCGTGACGACGCTGCTCGACGGCGGGTCCGTGCCGCTGTACGGGGACGGCGGGAACATCCGCGACTGGCTGCACGTCAGCGACCACTGCCGGGCGATCCGCCTGGTCATCGAGCGCGGCGCGCCCGGCGAGGTCTACAACGTCGGCGGCGGCACCCAGCTCACCAACCGCGCGCTCACCGGCATGCTCCTCGACGCGTGCGGCGCCGACTGGAGCGCGGTGCGCCGCGTCGAGGACCGCAAGGCCCACGACCGCCGCTACTGCGTGGACGACGGCAAGCTCCGCGGCCTCGGCTACCGCCCCCGCGTCCCCTTCGCGCGGGGCCTCGCGGAGACCATCGACTGGTACCGGGCGCGGCACCGAGGAACGGGCACCGGGCGTACGGCCGACGCCCTGGACCCGGCGGGCGCACGATGA
- a CDS encoding nucleotide disphospho-sugar-binding domain-containing protein has product MRVLFVVFPATTHTFPVIPLAWALRNAGHEVRVVTHPDMTRPVTEAGLAAVPLGRGDELDQLVAYSADPALLGGLTGDLAADPQDCPDWGEKWFGLTRLFARLRPLLEDLAGTAVRWRPDLVLWDPFCLPAAVAARISGAAHARLLWGQDTVAWLRGRSVRYRAEHAGTAWPEPLEEVMQQLLEPYGLPYEEELLLGQWTIDPMPPGLRPSVPADLRYESMRWIPYDGGAVVPDWLHARPSRPRVCLTLGDGGGGRRLFRGSGVPVSDVLAATEGLGVELVAALTPDQTAGVAVPDHVRVVDSLPLSQLLPECAAVVHHGGSGTFSAAAALGVPQLIVPTSYWGERAVARYTTERYAGLTLEPAEFSPDALREALGRLVSEPLFHNGAAVLRQELAALPGPADLVPVLADLTRRHARTS; this is encoded by the coding sequence ATGCGTGTCCTGTTCGTCGTCTTCCCCGCCACCACGCACACCTTCCCCGTCATCCCGCTCGCCTGGGCGCTGCGGAACGCGGGCCACGAGGTGCGCGTCGTCACCCACCCCGACATGACGCGCCCCGTCACGGAGGCCGGACTCGCCGCGGTGCCGCTCGGCCGGGGCGACGAGCTCGACCAGCTCGTGGCGTACAGCGCTGACCCCGCCCTCCTCGGCGGCCTCACGGGGGACCTCGCCGCCGACCCGCAGGACTGCCCGGACTGGGGCGAGAAGTGGTTCGGGCTGACCCGCCTCTTCGCCCGGCTCCGCCCGCTCCTCGAAGACCTCGCGGGGACGGCGGTGCGCTGGCGGCCCGACCTCGTCCTGTGGGACCCGTTCTGTCTGCCCGCCGCCGTCGCGGCCAGGATCAGCGGCGCCGCGCACGCCCGGCTCCTGTGGGGACAGGACACCGTCGCCTGGCTCCGCGGGCGCTCGGTGCGCTACCGCGCGGAGCACGCGGGCACCGCATGGCCCGAGCCGCTCGAAGAGGTCATGCAGCAGCTTCTCGAGCCGTACGGCCTGCCGTACGAGGAGGAGTTGCTCCTCGGCCAGTGGACCATCGACCCGATGCCGCCGGGACTGCGCCCCTCCGTCCCCGCCGACCTGCGCTACGAGAGCATGCGCTGGATCCCGTACGACGGCGGCGCGGTGGTGCCCGACTGGCTGCACGCGCGCCCCTCGCGGCCGCGGGTCTGCCTGACGCTCGGGGACGGTGGCGGGGGCCGACGGCTGTTCCGGGGGAGCGGCGTGCCGGTCTCCGACGTCCTCGCCGCCACCGAGGGCCTCGGTGTCGAACTGGTCGCCGCGCTCACCCCCGACCAGACGGCGGGCGTGGCGGTCCCCGACCACGTACGGGTCGTCGACAGCCTGCCGCTCAGCCAGCTCCTGCCGGAGTGCGCGGCCGTCGTCCACCACGGCGGCTCGGGCACGTTCTCCGCCGCCGCCGCGCTCGGCGTGCCCCAGCTGATCGTGCCGACGTCGTACTGGGGCGAGCGCGCCGTCGCCCGCTACACCACCGAGCGGTACGCCGGACTCACCCTGGAACCGGCCGAGTTCAGCCCGGACGCGCTGCGCGAGGCGCTGGGCAGGCTCGTGTCGGAGCCCCTGTTCCACAACGGCGCGGCCGTGCTGCGCCAGGAACTCGCGGCGCTGCCGGGACCGGCCGATCTCGTGCCCGTCCTGGCCGACCTGACCCGTCGGCACGCGCGGACCTCCTGA
- a CDS encoding TOMM precursor leader peptide-binding protein — MAEHTPPRPTVALVGDGGLLDDAVAAVAARVFDVVRPDSAATVLDGCAAVLVVGDAPRADPVARVREAAALAGIPWLPVTAAADAVRVGPLAGTPDGGCPDCADWRRRLARDKAREYEALRERHGSALTERPSALRTRAAAAVAAELAVDLLTRTLAGEPPRPEREFEGRRPGDRFLSVDLASLAVGSHRYLPYAPCEVCGGLPDDAPDDAVVEPAARPKRAPDVFRTQDVLARADELYDLYVDGAAGVVPSVDDERTGPLPRAVAPLSSLRGNSSQHGWGRTLDYRSSRITAVLEALERFGGEQPRGRRTAVTASRRALGRQAVDPREFGLYPDERHDLPGFPYVRYDDDLVMPWVWGYSFGRGEPVLVPERYAYYAAHSHEEPRFVYEISNGCALGGCLEEAILCGLLEVAERDAFLMTWYGRMPIPRVDPGSARDRRIPMLVEHLRQRTGYEIQLYSATLEQGVPCFWAVGLDALDDPGRPKALCAGGSGLTAEKAVVNVLHEMAHLLEHAKIYDADERERAAAMVRDPSLVKIMGDHSVLYSHQDAFDRFDFLLGERPAQPFSDFEAAWKWPEHTDLRDDLAELVRRYADRGLDVIVVDQTTPEHRAGGFACVKVMVPGTLPMTFGHRNRRVDGIPRLLNVPYELGYTERPLTPADINPHPHPFP; from the coding sequence ATGGCTGAGCACACGCCGCCCCGCCCCACGGTCGCCCTGGTCGGCGACGGGGGCCTCCTGGACGACGCGGTCGCCGCGGTCGCCGCGCGCGTCTTCGACGTCGTACGCCCGGACAGCGCCGCCACCGTTTTGGACGGCTGCGCCGCGGTCCTCGTCGTCGGCGACGCCCCCCGCGCCGACCCCGTCGCCCGGGTCCGCGAGGCGGCCGCGCTCGCCGGGATCCCCTGGCTGCCCGTTACCGCGGCCGCCGACGCCGTGCGGGTCGGGCCGCTCGCGGGGACGCCCGACGGCGGCTGCCCGGACTGCGCCGACTGGCGGCGCAGGCTCGCCCGCGACAAGGCGCGGGAGTACGAGGCGCTGCGCGAGCGGCACGGTTCGGCGCTGACCGAGCGGCCGTCGGCGCTGCGCACCAGGGCCGCCGCGGCCGTGGCCGCCGAGCTCGCCGTCGACCTGCTGACCAGGACCCTCGCGGGCGAACCGCCGCGTCCTGAAAGGGAGTTCGAGGGCCGCAGGCCCGGCGACCGGTTCCTGAGCGTGGACCTCGCGTCCCTCGCGGTCGGCTCGCACCGCTATCTCCCCTACGCGCCGTGCGAGGTGTGCGGCGGCCTGCCGGACGACGCCCCCGATGACGCCGTGGTCGAGCCCGCCGCCAGGCCCAAGCGGGCCCCCGACGTGTTCCGCACGCAGGACGTCCTCGCCCGCGCGGACGAGCTGTACGACCTCTACGTGGACGGCGCCGCGGGCGTCGTGCCGTCCGTCGACGACGAACGGACGGGACCGCTGCCCCGCGCCGTCGCCCCCCTGAGCTCGCTGCGCGGCAACAGCTCCCAGCACGGCTGGGGCCGCACCCTCGACTACCGCTCGTCGCGGATCACCGCCGTCCTGGAGGCCCTTGAGCGCTTCGGCGGCGAGCAGCCGCGCGGGCGCCGCACCGCCGTCACCGCGAGCCGCCGCGCACTGGGCCGACAGGCCGTCGACCCGCGCGAGTTCGGGCTCTACCCGGACGAGCGCCACGACCTGCCCGGCTTCCCCTACGTGCGCTACGACGACGATCTGGTGATGCCCTGGGTCTGGGGGTACTCCTTCGGCCGCGGCGAGCCGGTCCTGGTGCCCGAGCGGTACGCGTACTACGCGGCGCACAGCCACGAGGAGCCGCGCTTCGTCTACGAGATATCCAACGGCTGCGCGCTCGGCGGCTGCCTGGAGGAGGCGATCCTGTGCGGCCTCCTCGAAGTCGCCGAGCGGGACGCCTTCTTGATGACCTGGTACGGCCGCATGCCCATTCCCCGCGTCGACCCGGGCTCGGCGCGCGACCGCCGCATCCCGATGCTCGTCGAGCACCTGCGCCAGCGGACCGGATACGAGATCCAGCTCTACTCCGCCACCCTGGAACAGGGCGTGCCGTGCTTCTGGGCGGTCGGCCTCGACGCCCTCGACGACCCGGGCAGGCCGAAGGCGCTCTGCGCCGGAGGGTCCGGGCTCACCGCGGAGAAGGCCGTCGTCAACGTCCTGCACGAGATGGCGCACCTCCTTGAGCACGCCAAGATCTACGACGCCGACGAGCGCGAGCGCGCGGCCGCGATGGTGCGCGATCCATCGCTGGTCAAGATCATGGGCGACCACTCGGTGCTCTACAGCCACCAGGACGCGTTCGACCGCTTCGACTTCCTTCTCGGCGAGCGCCCCGCCCAGCCGTTCAGCGACTTCGAAGCGGCCTGGAAGTGGCCCGAACACACCGACCTGCGCGACGACCTGGCCGAGCTGGTCCGCCGCTACGCGGACCGGGGCCTCGACGTGATCGTGGTCGACCAGACGACCCCCGAGCACCGCGCGGGCGGCTTCGCCTGCGTCAAGGTGATGGTGCCCGGCACGCTCCCGATGACCTTCGGCCACCGCAACCGCCGCGTCGACGGCATCCCGCGGCTCCTGAACGTGCCCTACGAACTGGGCTACACCGAGCGCCCGTTGACCCCCGCCGACATCAACCCGCACCCGCACCCGTTCCCGTGA
- a CDS encoding nitroreductase family protein, which translates to MSGPAMSPAMTLARDRAAGATPGERFWRRSLYDYAAMTAEAPGGREGGPQEPERFRRFGALPRFPLPAPPAALAPSEQVPSAAFHSALLHYTNGVLRTEFGPTARWPYHRATPSARCFAPVDITLWTPGHDGLPAGIYAHDPAHHALVRLRSGDFDEVVGAALGAHLDGAVGVLFLSTVFWRTAFRYGDYAYRLCAQETGLVAGNALLVAEALGVRGQVHHQFLDGVLERLIGVRPPQESVALALPLYARGGSSRRRSAPVAEAELAVPAPVERPAPSPGHGLELCPDLVELDRSARLADTAAFGELPAREGAGAVPSAPPVDLAAVLRDRTSGSLVFRVAGPPVPAETVRRITDRLPYAYVSDARPHGTPSPVRAHLWTSRVDGMRAGVHELTPDGPVHLGDLPLERLGVAAPNIDYRSVPAVLFLSGPREAAQLAFGDRGFRVLHHEAGVLAQRACVLGAAEGLAARIHNGYDAAVLSRALALPEGHEPLFQIALGAPGPDERCLLPVPGQTLAGSPHPEGAHQ; encoded by the coding sequence GTGAGCGGTCCCGCGATGAGTCCCGCGATGACCCTCGCCCGGGACCGGGCGGCGGGTGCGACGCCCGGCGAGCGCTTCTGGCGGCGTTCGCTGTACGACTACGCGGCCATGACCGCCGAGGCGCCGGGCGGCAGGGAGGGCGGTCCCCAGGAACCGGAGCGGTTCCGGCGGTTCGGGGCCCTGCCCCGCTTCCCGCTGCCCGCGCCGCCGGCCGCGCTGGCCCCCTCGGAGCAGGTGCCGAGCGCCGCCTTCCACTCGGCGCTGCTCCACTACACCAACGGCGTGCTCCGCACCGAGTTCGGCCCGACCGCGCGCTGGCCCTACCACCGCGCGACCCCGTCCGCCCGCTGCTTCGCACCCGTCGACATCACGCTGTGGACACCCGGACACGACGGTCTGCCCGCGGGGATCTACGCCCACGACCCGGCGCACCACGCCCTGGTGCGGCTCAGGTCCGGCGACTTCGACGAGGTCGTCGGCGCGGCGCTCGGGGCGCACCTCGACGGCGCCGTCGGCGTGCTGTTCCTGTCCACGGTCTTCTGGCGGACCGCCTTTCGGTACGGCGACTACGCGTACCGCCTGTGCGCGCAGGAGACCGGACTCGTCGCGGGGAACGCGCTCCTCGTCGCCGAAGCGCTGGGCGTGCGGGGGCAGGTGCACCACCAGTTCCTCGACGGGGTCCTGGAACGGCTCATCGGCGTACGCCCGCCGCAGGAGAGCGTCGCCCTCGCCCTGCCCCTGTACGCGCGGGGCGGTTCCTCGCGCCGCAGGTCCGCACCGGTCGCCGAGGCGGAGCTCGCGGTACCCGCGCCCGTCGAACGCCCCGCGCCTTCGCCGGGGCACGGGCTCGAACTCTGCCCCGATCTGGTCGAGTTGGACCGCTCGGCGCGGCTCGCCGACACGGCCGCGTTCGGCGAGCTGCCCGCCCGGGAGGGCGCGGGCGCGGTGCCGTCCGCGCCGCCGGTGGATCTCGCCGCCGTCCTGCGCGACCGCACGTCCGGCAGCCTCGTGTTCCGCGTGGCGGGGCCGCCGGTCCCGGCGGAGACGGTGCGCCGGATCACCGACCGCCTGCCGTACGCGTACGTGTCGGACGCGCGGCCGCACGGCACGCCGTCCCCCGTCCGGGCCCACCTGTGGACCTCCCGCGTCGACGGCATGCGGGCCGGTGTCCACGAGCTGACACCGGACGGGCCCGTGCACCTCGGGGATCTTCCGCTGGAGCGGCTCGGGGTGGCCGCGCCCAACATCGACTACCGGTCCGTGCCCGCGGTGCTCTTCCTCTCGGGCCCGCGCGAGGCCGCCCAACTGGCCTTCGGTGACCGGGGGTTCAGGGTCCTCCACCACGAGGCGGGCGTGCTCGCTCAGCGCGCGTGCGTGCTGGGCGCCGCCGAAGGGCTCGCCGCGCGCATCCACAACGGCTACGACGCGGCCGTCCTGTCCCGCGCCCTCGCCCTGCCCGAGGGGCATGAGCCGCTGTTCCAGATAGCGCTCGGCGCCCCCGGGCCCGACGAACGCTGCCTGCTGCCCGTACCCGGCCAGACCCTCGCGGGTAGCC